In one Gracilinanus agilis isolate LMUSP501 chromosome 6, AgileGrace, whole genome shotgun sequence genomic region, the following are encoded:
- the SPINK2 gene encoding serine protease inhibitor Kazal-type 2, producing the protein MKRLLVVFPLFVMLLIEDFTVVSSYDAFYDVDTGAIIVPDCKIYGNPGCPRDLNPVCGTDALTYPNECSLCAKNRELGKDIQIKWRGFC; encoded by the exons ATGAAGCGGCTTCTTGTTGTGTTCCCCCTGTTCGTGATGCTTCTGATCGAGGACTTCACAG tGGTTTCTTCCTATGATGCTTTCTATGATGTTGACACTGGTGCAATAATAGTA cCGGACTGCAAAATATATGGCAATCCAGGATGTCCAAGAGACTTAAACCCTGTATGTGGAACAGACGCCTTAACCTATCCTAATGAATGTTCACTTTGTGCGAAAAACAG GGAACTTGGCAAGGACATCCAAATAAAATGGAGGGGGTTTTGCTAA